A window of the Lolium perenne isolate Kyuss_39 chromosome 7, Kyuss_2.0, whole genome shotgun sequence genome harbors these coding sequences:
- the LOC139833535 gene encoding uncharacterized protein, whose protein sequence is MDRRTTLYNRAVTHYHKAKLDRADLARELEAAKVEAAKVPRLEADLRAARAQCAESEEAGRSATAKLKLAEQELTRLRLLEQNHLTELASLRTAEKEKVEDLSRRLTEVEKQRLALQEEVTTKSMELTATAKRWTDEIAMTSQ, encoded by the exons atggatcggcgcaccactctgtacaatcgcgccgtgacccactatcacaaggccaagctggaccgggccgacttggctcgcgagctggaggccgccaaGG ttgaagccgccaaggtcccgcggctggaggcggatctccgggctgctcgcgcccagtgcgccgagagcgaggaggcgggccgatctgccaccgccaagctcaagctggctgagcaggagctgacgcggctgcgcctgcttgAACAGAACCACCTCACCGAGCTTGCCTCCCttcggacggcggagaaggagaaggtggaggatctgagccggcggctgactgaggtggagaagcagcggcttgcgctgcaggaggaggtcaccaccaagtccatggagctgacggctaccgccaagcgctggacggacgagattg